In Oreochromis niloticus isolate F11D_XX linkage group LG5, O_niloticus_UMD_NMBU, whole genome shotgun sequence, a single window of DNA contains:
- the LOC102077779 gene encoding zinc finger and SCAN domain-containing protein 30 isoform X2, with amino-acid sequence MGTLHNLNALITERLTAAAVEIFGAVEKTLIDYQGEISRSKQEINQLRSLLSWPEVRLHRSDHLVSPCSDEEASPEGSTPHVHPKPQSILHIKEEHDQRDAQQGASCRQQRDATVSPEVVTKGDHEDPPSHLYTVLTVEQAAAIKAEPHGDECLTSTCRINAESEVQQLNPEDPLEITYSKNHGTQQDQSQYQHCYNRHTSQIIKVQAFTSSRPQEEVDCDCTLHHQPVDDYNEAPSLTLSPKCSLSNNTFTTAENRTDVEGCTLSGESQSVHSVEPEQLVGQSEHTENIEGVGIKLLKPSGTRQQKRRIPELNTNDGDGIGMEEDGTHFIRERRHTCPICAKRFKESSHLKDHVRIHTGEKPYRCKECGVNFRQSGALTLHMRIHTGERPYQCTECSRRFNRKGDMETHRVTHTGERPHSCLFCGKTFQRKSQLNTHLKIHEEDRTDYTHPL; translated from the exons ATGGGCACACTGCACAACCTAAACGCGCTCATTACCGAGCGGCTCACCGCGGCGGCGGTGGAGATTTTCGGGGCTGTGGAGAAAACCTTAATAGACTACCAGGGAGAGATCAGCCGATCCAAGCAGGAGATAAATCAGCTGCGATCACTGCTCTCCTGGCCTGAAGTCAGGCTACACAGATCAG ATCATCTTGTGAGTCCCTGCAGTGATGAAGAGGCTTCTCCTGAGGGCTCTACCCCACATGTGCACCCAAAGCCCCAGAGCATCCTGCACATTAAAGAGGAGCATGACCAAAGGGATGCTCAGCAAGGAGCCTCCTGTAGGCAGCAGAGGGATGCCACAGTGTCACCCGAGGTTGTGACAAAAGGAGATCACGAGGATCCACCCTCGCACCTATACACTGTATTAACTGTTGAGCAGGCAGCAGCTATCAAAGCTGAGCCACATGGAGATGAGTGTTTAACATCTACCTGCAGAATAAATGCGGAGTCAGAAGTTCAACAACTTAACCCAGAAG atCCACTGGAGATCACTTATTCTAAGAATCATGGGACTCAACAAGACCAGAGCCAGTATCAGCACTGTTACAACCGTCATACATCTCAGATCATCAAAGTGCAGGCGTTTACATCATCTAGACCTCAGGAAGAGGTGGACTGTGACTGTACACTACATCATCAGCCAGTAGATGATTATAATGAGGCTCCTTCTCTAACCCTGAGCCCCAAATGCAGTCTGAGCAACAATACATTTACTACAGCAGAAAACAGGACAGATGTTGAAGGCTGTACACTGTCTGGAGAGTCTCAGTCTGTCCACTCTGTAGAGCCAGAGCAGCTTGTTGGTCAGAGTGAGCATACTGAAAACATAGAGGGTGTGGGGATTAAGCTGCTCAAACCATCAGGAACAAGACAACAGAAAAGGCGAATCCCTGAGTTGAACACCAACGACGGAGACGGTATAGGAATGGAAGAAGATGGAACTCATTTCATAAGGGAAAGAAGGCACACATGCCCCATTTGTGCTAAGCGTTTTAAAGAGTCGAGTCATTTGAAGGATCATGTGAGgatccacacaggagagaagccTTACCGCTGTAAGGAATGCGGCGTGAACTTCAGGCAGAGTGGAGCCCTGACCTTACACATGagaatccacacaggagagCGACCGTACCAGTGCACAGAGTGCAGCAGGCGATTCAATCGTAAAGGTGACATGGAGACTCACAGGGTGACGCACACAGGGGAGAGGCCTCATTCGTGCTTGTTTTGTGGGAAAACCTTTCAAAGGAAGAGCCAATTAAACACACATCTGAAGATCCATGAAGAGGACAGAACCGATTACACTCACCCACTGTGA
- the LOC102077779 gene encoding zinc finger and SCAN domain-containing protein 30 isoform X1 yields MGTLHNLNALITERLTAAAVEIFGAVEKTLIDYQGEISRSKQEINQLRSLLSWPEVRLHRSADHLVSPCSDEEASPEGSTPHVHPKPQSILHIKEEHDQRDAQQGASCRQQRDATVSPEVVTKGDHEDPPSHLYTVLTVEQAAAIKAEPHGDECLTSTCRINAESEVQQLNPEDPLEITYSKNHGTQQDQSQYQHCYNRHTSQIIKVQAFTSSRPQEEVDCDCTLHHQPVDDYNEAPSLTLSPKCSLSNNTFTTAENRTDVEGCTLSGESQSVHSVEPEQLVGQSEHTENIEGVGIKLLKPSGTRQQKRRIPELNTNDGDGIGMEEDGTHFIRERRHTCPICAKRFKESSHLKDHVRIHTGEKPYRCKECGVNFRQSGALTLHMRIHTGERPYQCTECSRRFNRKGDMETHRVTHTGERPHSCLFCGKTFQRKSQLNTHLKIHEEDRTDYTHPL; encoded by the exons ATGGGCACACTGCACAACCTAAACGCGCTCATTACCGAGCGGCTCACCGCGGCGGCGGTGGAGATTTTCGGGGCTGTGGAGAAAACCTTAATAGACTACCAGGGAGAGATCAGCCGATCCAAGCAGGAGATAAATCAGCTGCGATCACTGCTCTCCTGGCCTGAAGTCAGGCTACACAGATCAG CAGATCATCTTGTGAGTCCCTGCAGTGATGAAGAGGCTTCTCCTGAGGGCTCTACCCCACATGTGCACCCAAAGCCCCAGAGCATCCTGCACATTAAAGAGGAGCATGACCAAAGGGATGCTCAGCAAGGAGCCTCCTGTAGGCAGCAGAGGGATGCCACAGTGTCACCCGAGGTTGTGACAAAAGGAGATCACGAGGATCCACCCTCGCACCTATACACTGTATTAACTGTTGAGCAGGCAGCAGCTATCAAAGCTGAGCCACATGGAGATGAGTGTTTAACATCTACCTGCAGAATAAATGCGGAGTCAGAAGTTCAACAACTTAACCCAGAAG atCCACTGGAGATCACTTATTCTAAGAATCATGGGACTCAACAAGACCAGAGCCAGTATCAGCACTGTTACAACCGTCATACATCTCAGATCATCAAAGTGCAGGCGTTTACATCATCTAGACCTCAGGAAGAGGTGGACTGTGACTGTACACTACATCATCAGCCAGTAGATGATTATAATGAGGCTCCTTCTCTAACCCTGAGCCCCAAATGCAGTCTGAGCAACAATACATTTACTACAGCAGAAAACAGGACAGATGTTGAAGGCTGTACACTGTCTGGAGAGTCTCAGTCTGTCCACTCTGTAGAGCCAGAGCAGCTTGTTGGTCAGAGTGAGCATACTGAAAACATAGAGGGTGTGGGGATTAAGCTGCTCAAACCATCAGGAACAAGACAACAGAAAAGGCGAATCCCTGAGTTGAACACCAACGACGGAGACGGTATAGGAATGGAAGAAGATGGAACTCATTTCATAAGGGAAAGAAGGCACACATGCCCCATTTGTGCTAAGCGTTTTAAAGAGTCGAGTCATTTGAAGGATCATGTGAGgatccacacaggagagaagccTTACCGCTGTAAGGAATGCGGCGTGAACTTCAGGCAGAGTGGAGCCCTGACCTTACACATGagaatccacacaggagagCGACCGTACCAGTGCACAGAGTGCAGCAGGCGATTCAATCGTAAAGGTGACATGGAGACTCACAGGGTGACGCACACAGGGGAGAGGCCTCATTCGTGCTTGTTTTGTGGGAAAACCTTTCAAAGGAAGAGCCAATTAAACACACATCTGAAGATCCATGAAGAGGACAGAACCGATTACACTCACCCACTGTGA
- the synpra gene encoding synaptoporin — protein MDTANQLASAGTFQVLKLPLGFIRVLEWLFSIFAFATCGGYTGQLRVSVDCMEKASSNLSIGIDFGYPFRLHQVSFEAPMCEAMRRERVFLTGDYSSSAEFFVTIAVFAFLYSLMAAIIYIFFLNKYRENSRAPLIDFVVTVVFSFLWLVSSSAWAKALSDVKVATDPDEVQLLISACKDQTNTCGSLHGPRWSGLNTSVVFGFLNFVLWAGNIWFVFKETGWHKGASRFAAGASEKQGGTFSQQSYNQGSFDQSGSYNTQGNMGQPSEYSQVGGPTSYPSQM, from the exons ATGGACACCGCCAACCAG CTCGCTTCTGCGGGGACGTTTCAAGTGCTGAAATTACCTCTGGGATTTATCCGTGTTTTGGAATGG CTCTTTTCCATCTTCGCATTTGCAACATGTGGTGGTTATACTGGGCAGCTGCGGGTTAGCGTGGACTGCATGGAGAAGGCCAGCAGCAACCTCAGCATTGGCATTGACTTTGGTTATCCTTTCAG GTTGCACCAGGTGTCCTTTGAAGCACCCATGTGTGAGGCCATGAGGAGGGAGCGTGTTTTCCTGACTGGAGACTATTCATCCTCTGCTGAGTTCTTTGTCACCATTGCAGTCTTCGCCTTCCTTTATTCCCTCATGGCTGCCATTATCTACATATTCTTTTTAAACAAGTACCGTGAAAACAGCCGAGCACCACTCATT GACTTTGTAGTGACAGTAGTGTTCTCCTTCTTGTGGCTGGTCAGTTCCTCCGCTTGGGCCAAGGCCCTGTCCGATGTCAAAGTGGCCACCGATCCAGATGAGGTGCAGCTCCTCATCTCTGCCTGCAAAGACCAGACCAACACATGTGGATCTTTGCACGGACCTCGCTGGTCTGGACTCAACACCTCAGTG GTGTTTGGGTTTCTCAACTTTGTTCTATGGGCTGGAAACATCTGGTTTGTCTTCAAGGAGACCGGCTGGCACAAGGGTGCGTCAAGATTTGCAGCTGGGGCGTCTGAGAAGCAGGGCGGCACGTTTAGCCAGCAGTCATACAACCAGGGAAGCTTTGACCAGTCAGGGAGCTACAACACCCAGGGCAATATGGGTCAGCCATCTGAGTACAGCCAGGTGGGAGGGCCCACTTCCTACCCCAGTCAAATGTAA